A single region of the Arthrobacter sp. V1I7 genome encodes:
- a CDS encoding NAD(P)-dependent alcohol dehydrogenase, translating to MLTVNAYAAPSADGALVPTTIERRDLGAHDVLIEVRYAGICHSDIHTVRGDWGPQTYPLVPGHEIAGIVTETGSAVTKHQVGDRVGVGCMVNSCRECVNCLKGEEQYCLNGMTGTYGAVDRDGTITQGGYSTHAVVTEDFVVSIPEGLGLDVAAPLLCAGITTYSPLRHWGAGPGKKVAIVGLGGLGHMAVKLAHAMGAEVTVLSQSLKKQEDGLRLGADHYYATSDEGTFETLAGTFDLIINTVSAPIDISSYLQLLTLDGALVNVGAPAEPLPVNVFALIMGRRSFAGSAIGGIRETQEMLDFCAEHQLGAEIEVIPAEKINEAYERVLASDVRYRFVIDTATLG from the coding sequence ATGCTGACCGTTAACGCCTATGCCGCCCCGTCCGCTGACGGAGCCCTCGTCCCGACCACCATCGAGCGCCGTGACTTGGGAGCTCACGACGTCCTGATCGAGGTCAGGTACGCCGGCATCTGCCATTCCGACATTCACACCGTCCGCGGCGACTGGGGGCCCCAGACCTACCCGCTCGTTCCCGGCCACGAGATCGCCGGCATCGTCACCGAAACCGGCTCCGCCGTCACCAAGCACCAGGTCGGCGACCGGGTCGGCGTCGGCTGCATGGTCAACTCCTGCCGCGAGTGCGTCAACTGCCTGAAAGGCGAAGAGCAGTACTGCCTCAACGGAATGACCGGCACCTACGGGGCCGTCGACCGCGACGGCACCATCACCCAGGGCGGCTACTCCACCCACGCCGTCGTGACCGAAGACTTCGTCGTCAGCATCCCCGAGGGCCTCGGGCTCGACGTCGCCGCACCCCTGCTGTGCGCCGGCATCACCACCTACTCCCCGCTGCGGCACTGGGGTGCCGGGCCGGGCAAGAAAGTCGCCATCGTCGGGCTCGGCGGTCTGGGGCACATGGCCGTCAAGCTCGCCCACGCCATGGGCGCCGAGGTCACCGTCCTGTCCCAGTCGCTGAAAAAGCAGGAGGACGGGCTGCGCCTGGGCGCGGACCACTACTACGCCACGAGCGACGAGGGGACCTTCGAGACGCTCGCGGGGACCTTCGACCTGATCATCAACACCGTAAGCGCCCCCATCGACATCAGCTCCTACCTGCAGCTGCTGACCCTCGACGGCGCCCTCGTGAACGTGGGCGCACCCGCGGAGCCGCTTCCGGTGAACGTGTTCGCCCTCATTATGGGACGCCGGTCCTTCGCCGGATCCGCGATCGGCGGTATCCGCGAAACCCAGGAAATGCTCGACTTCTGCGCCGAGCACCAGCTCGGAGCCGAGATCGAAGTCATCCCGGCCGAGAAAATCAATGAGGCCTATGAACGGGTCCTGGCCTCCGACGTGCGCTACCGCTTCGTGATCGACACCGCGACGCTGGGCTAA
- a CDS encoding cupin domain-containing protein: MEIQAKQPSTKGPADMFTGDVWFDVIARGEEPSRLRVNAVRFAPGARTAWHTHAAGQTLHVTEGVGLVQSRGGDVVVMKPGDSVYTPPGEWHWHGAAPEHFMTHLAMWEALGLGQGPETQWGEHVSDAEYHAG; encoded by the coding sequence GTGGAAATCCAAGCTAAGCAGCCAAGCACCAAGGGTCCGGCGGACATGTTCACCGGCGACGTCTGGTTCGACGTCATCGCCAGGGGCGAGGAGCCCTCGCGGCTGCGTGTGAACGCCGTCCGCTTCGCCCCGGGTGCCCGCACCGCCTGGCACACCCACGCAGCCGGACAGACCCTGCACGTCACCGAGGGCGTCGGGCTGGTCCAGTCGCGGGGCGGCGACGTCGTCGTGATGAAGCCCGGCGACTCGGTTTACACCCCGCCGGGCGAATGGCACTGGCACGGCGCGGCCCCTGAACATTTCATGACCCACCTGGCCATGTGGGAAGCCCTGGGCCTGGGTCAGGGTCCCGAAACCCAGTGGGGCGAACACGTCAGCGACGCGGAATACCACGCCGGCTAG
- a CDS encoding heme-degrading domain-containing protein: MSLEQPDLTPGPDTEYDPDSAAEQPEAALQSLIGRIEHEMATLQFGSFSQTDALDLGLLFVELGTERNLPIAIDVRRSAHILFHVSLPGATPDNEIWVERKSRTAEQYAEPSLLVGLRGRLGGGRIEDNGWFDQSRYAAHGGAFPLYMKGTGPVATVTVSGLPQKADHDLVVEALRTFKGTA; this comes from the coding sequence ATGAGCCTGGAACAGCCCGACCTGACTCCCGGACCGGATACCGAATACGATCCGGACTCCGCGGCTGAACAGCCGGAGGCCGCTCTCCAGTCCCTGATCGGCCGCATCGAACACGAAATGGCGACACTCCAGTTCGGCAGCTTCAGCCAGACCGACGCCCTCGACCTCGGGCTGCTCTTTGTGGAGCTGGGCACCGAGCGAAACCTGCCGATCGCCATTGACGTCCGCAGAAGCGCCCATATTCTCTTCCACGTTTCCCTGCCCGGGGCAACCCCCGACAACGAGATCTGGGTCGAAAGAAAAAGCCGAACCGCAGAACAGTATGCGGAACCCTCGCTCCTGGTCGGCCTTCGCGGGCGGCTCGGCGGCGGAAGAATTGAGGACAACGGCTGGTTTGACCAGTCGCGCTATGCCGCGCACGGCGGTGCCTTTCCCCTCTATATGAAGGGAACCGGCCCCGTTGCAACGGTGACAGTGTCCGGGCTGCCGCAGAAAGCGGACCACGATCTTGTCGTCGAGGCCCTGCGCACATTCAAAGGCACCGCGTAG
- a CDS encoding SDR family oxidoreductase, whose translation MKIVITGATGQLGRLVVEELLERDMPAGQIVAAGRNVARLEDLADRGVQVRSIDFDDRDSLRQAFAGADKVLLVSGTATGQRVEQHRNAIAAAKEAGVGLIAYTSIANADRAEMKLAAEHQGTEEALRASGVPFTLLRNSWYLENYTGQFATYLEHDAVLGSAGDGRVSAATRADYAGAAAAVLLLEDQAGKVYELGGDEPFNLSELAAELSAATARPVRYQDLPVEQYTEILVGAGLPEGYAAILADSDLGIARSELLVTSGDLSALLGRPATAMRDAIRTAAGAVTDGQVA comes from the coding sequence ATGAAGATCGTTATTACCGGCGCAACCGGTCAGCTCGGCCGCCTTGTCGTTGAAGAACTCCTCGAGCGGGATATGCCGGCGGGGCAGATCGTGGCCGCCGGCCGGAATGTGGCGCGGCTTGAAGATCTCGCCGACCGCGGCGTGCAGGTCCGGTCAATCGACTTCGACGACCGCGATTCCCTGCGGCAGGCCTTTGCTGGAGCGGACAAGGTGCTGCTGGTTTCCGGGACGGCGACCGGCCAGCGAGTCGAGCAGCACCGTAACGCGATTGCGGCCGCCAAGGAAGCCGGCGTGGGTCTTATCGCGTACACCAGCATCGCCAATGCCGACCGCGCGGAAATGAAGCTGGCCGCCGAGCACCAAGGCACGGAAGAGGCCCTGCGGGCTTCCGGAGTTCCTTTCACCTTGCTCCGCAATAGCTGGTACCTGGAGAACTACACCGGGCAATTCGCCACCTACCTCGAGCACGACGCCGTGCTTGGCAGCGCCGGCGACGGGCGGGTCAGCGCAGCCACCCGGGCCGACTACGCCGGGGCTGCCGCAGCCGTCCTGCTGCTGGAGGACCAGGCCGGAAAAGTGTACGAGCTCGGAGGCGATGAACCGTTCAACCTGAGCGAGCTCGCTGCGGAACTCAGCGCCGCCACCGCCCGTCCAGTGCGCTATCAGGACCTTCCGGTGGAGCAGTACACGGAAATCCTCGTGGGTGCCGGACTGCCGGAGGGCTACGCTGCCATCCTGGCCGACAGCGACCTCGGCATCGCACGGAGCGAGCTGCTGGTCACCAGCGGAGACCTCAGCGCCCTCCTCGGCCGGCCCGCCACGGCGATGCGCGATGCGATCCGCACTGCCGCCGGGGCCGTTACTGACGGGCAGGTCGCCTGA
- a CDS encoding helix-turn-helix domain-containing protein, translating into MKVSTDPIPAGSLAADEIFPAGCPSRTVLDHVSSKWGVLILVALSNGPQRWSELRRRAEGISEKMLAQTLKTLEGDGFVRRDAQTIIPPRVDYSLTGRGQELVALLLPLVSWIAGHAAEIVATRGSVQSAPPKIP; encoded by the coding sequence ATGAAAGTAAGTACTGACCCCATCCCCGCTGGCTCCCTGGCAGCAGACGAGATTTTCCCCGCGGGCTGTCCGAGCCGGACCGTCCTGGATCACGTCTCCAGTAAATGGGGCGTGCTGATCCTGGTCGCCCTATCGAACGGCCCGCAACGCTGGAGCGAGCTGCGCCGCAGGGCTGAAGGCATCAGTGAGAAAATGCTCGCCCAGACCCTCAAGACGCTGGAAGGCGACGGGTTCGTCCGTCGCGATGCCCAGACGATCATTCCGCCCCGGGTCGACTACAGCCTGACAGGCCGCGGCCAGGAGCTCGTTGCCCTGCTGCTCCCGCTGGTCAGCTGGATAGCCGGGCACGCTGCCGAAATCGTCGCTACCCGAGGCTCCGTGCAGTCCGCTCCGCCCAAGATCCCCTAA
- a CDS encoding DUF2306 domain-containing protein, with protein sequence MTLERSRVRTPVRRSGRQWPEPTALILLSLIPVNFGALRLAELTGGAVITPQNARFFASPGPVVAHIVSVTVYSLLGAFQFVPSLRGRRGWHRIAGSILIPAGLLAALSGLWMSVFYPLPPGDGEILLALRLFFGSGMVVSIVFGLLAVRRRDFVRHSAWMTRGYAIGVAAGTQALVSIPRLLLVGPADEVTRAVLLGAAWLINLAVAEYVIYRRARPTARTS encoded by the coding sequence ATGACGCTGGAACGAAGTCGAGTTCGCACTCCCGTCCGGCGTTCCGGACGCCAGTGGCCCGAACCCACCGCCTTGATCCTTCTTAGCCTCATACCGGTCAACTTCGGGGCGCTGCGCCTGGCCGAGTTGACGGGCGGGGCCGTGATTACACCGCAGAACGCGCGGTTCTTCGCCTCGCCCGGCCCTGTGGTGGCGCACATCGTCAGCGTCACCGTCTACAGCCTGCTCGGAGCGTTCCAGTTCGTTCCCTCGCTTCGGGGCAGGCGCGGCTGGCACCGTATCGCCGGAAGCATCCTCATCCCGGCCGGCCTCCTTGCCGCTCTCTCCGGCTTGTGGATGTCGGTGTTCTATCCGCTTCCGCCCGGCGACGGCGAGATTCTCCTCGCCCTTCGGCTGTTCTTCGGTTCGGGAATGGTCGTGAGCATCGTGTTTGGGCTCTTAGCGGTCCGCCGTCGGGATTTCGTCCGACACAGCGCGTGGATGACTCGTGGCTACGCCATCGGTGTGGCGGCGGGAACGCAGGCACTCGTGAGTATCCCTAGGCTGCTTCTCGTCGGCCCCGCCGATGAGGTGACCCGGGCGGTGCTGTTGGGGGCGGCGTGGCTGATCAACCTGGCGGTGGCCGAGTACGTCATCTACCGCCGCGCCCGTCCGACGGCGCGGACGTCCTGA
- a CDS encoding dienelactone hydrolase family protein has protein sequence MTQLGKFEKYLIEEFFDDYRSGALSQRTFTRRVAFITGSMAAAAAAMLLVGCTPEEVPRSTDPMPTPSTPASSPESGSVTPGPVPGAKSPLSVPEGAPGLATETVRFPSDEAEISAYLARPEGGAAGPAVLVCHENRGLTPHIQDVARRFAKAGYAALALDLLSREGGTASFDRDAVPGALTQAGAQRHVSDFTAAFDYLNSQTYVDQGRIAMTGYCFGGGITWQAATDLPGLKATAAFYGPSPDLAKVPTIKPAAFGVYAELDQRITGAMPALRDALAATDVRHQLTVYPGVDHAFHNDTGDRYVEAQATAAWNDTLAWFTKYV, from the coding sequence ATGACCCAGCTTGGCAAGTTCGAGAAGTACCTGATCGAGGAATTCTTTGACGATTACCGCTCCGGCGCCCTGTCGCAACGCACCTTCACGCGCCGCGTGGCGTTCATTACGGGCAGCATGGCGGCTGCGGCAGCGGCGATGCTCCTGGTCGGCTGCACGCCGGAGGAAGTTCCGCGCAGCACCGATCCGATGCCGACCCCCAGCACTCCCGCCTCATCCCCGGAGTCCGGCAGCGTTACCCCCGGGCCGGTACCGGGGGCCAAGAGCCCGTTGTCCGTTCCGGAGGGCGCGCCAGGACTGGCCACGGAGACGGTGCGCTTTCCCTCCGACGAAGCCGAGATCAGCGCCTATCTGGCCCGGCCGGAGGGAGGTGCAGCCGGACCTGCCGTGTTGGTCTGCCACGAGAACCGCGGGCTGACCCCCCACATCCAGGACGTGGCACGACGCTTCGCCAAGGCCGGATACGCGGCTCTGGCGCTGGACCTGCTCAGCAGGGAAGGTGGAACGGCGAGCTTTGACCGGGACGCCGTCCCCGGAGCCCTGACCCAGGCTGGCGCACAGCGCCATGTCTCCGACTTCACCGCCGCCTTCGACTATCTGAACTCACAGACCTACGTGGACCAGGGGCGGATCGCCATGACCGGCTACTGCTTCGGCGGCGGCATCACCTGGCAGGCTGCCACCGACCTGCCCGGACTAAAGGCCACCGCGGCGTTTTACGGTCCCTCCCCCGACCTGGCCAAGGTTCCGACGATCAAGCCGGCGGCGTTCGGCGTGTACGCCGAACTCGACCAGCGGATCACCGGCGCCATGCCCGCTCTCCGGGATGCCCTGGCGGCCACTGACGTCCGCCACCAGCTCACCGTCTATCCCGGCGTCGACCACGCGTTCCACAACGACACCGGGGATCGCTACGTGGAAGCGCAGGCTACCGCCGCGTGGAACGACACGCTCGCCTGGTTCACCAAATACGTCTGA
- the trxB gene encoding thioredoxin-disulfide reductase, translating into MSTEQLIIIGSGPAGYTAAIYAARAGLKPLVLAGSVTAGGALMNTTDVENFPGFPEGIQGPELMDGLQQQAERFGAQVVFDDVTAVTLAGHLKRVVTGAGETHEAPAVILATGSAYKELGLPEEKTFSGHGVSWCATCDGFFFRDQDIIVVGGGDSAMEEATFLTRFGKSVTVVVRKGELRASRIMAQRAKDNPKIRFAWNSAITKIHGDGKVTGVTLKDTVTGQTREQSATGIFVAIGHVPRTELVAGQVDLDAEGYIKVDSPTTVTNLSGVFACGDAVDHRYRQAITAAGTGCAAALDAERYLAALDDADSIATALVEEPTHA; encoded by the coding sequence GTGAGCACCGAACAGCTGATCATCATCGGATCCGGCCCGGCCGGCTACACCGCGGCGATCTACGCCGCCCGCGCCGGGCTGAAGCCGCTGGTCCTGGCCGGATCGGTCACCGCCGGCGGTGCCCTGATGAACACCACCGACGTCGAGAACTTCCCCGGCTTCCCCGAAGGAATCCAGGGTCCCGAACTCATGGACGGGCTGCAGCAGCAGGCGGAACGGTTCGGCGCCCAGGTGGTGTTCGACGACGTCACCGCAGTCACGCTCGCCGGACACCTCAAGCGCGTGGTCACCGGCGCCGGCGAGACCCACGAGGCCCCGGCAGTCATCCTGGCCACCGGTTCCGCGTACAAGGAACTCGGACTGCCGGAGGAGAAGACATTCAGCGGCCACGGGGTCTCCTGGTGCGCCACCTGCGACGGTTTCTTCTTCCGCGACCAGGACATCATCGTGGTCGGCGGCGGCGACTCCGCGATGGAGGAAGCGACGTTCCTGACCCGGTTCGGGAAGTCCGTGACCGTCGTGGTCCGCAAGGGCGAACTCCGGGCCTCCCGGATCATGGCCCAGCGCGCCAAGGACAATCCCAAGATCCGATTCGCCTGGAACTCCGCCATCACGAAGATCCACGGCGACGGCAAGGTCACCGGCGTCACCCTGAAGGACACCGTCACCGGTCAAACCCGCGAGCAGTCCGCCACCGGCATTTTCGTCGCAATCGGGCACGTCCCGCGCACGGAGCTGGTGGCCGGGCAGGTGGACCTCGACGCCGAGGGCTACATCAAGGTCGATTCCCCCACCACGGTCACCAACCTCTCGGGCGTCTTCGCCTGCGGCGACGCCGTGGACCACCGCTACCGCCAGGCCATCACCGCCGCCGGGACCGGCTGCGCCGCAGCCCTCGACGCCGAACGCTACCTCGCCGCGTTGGATGACGCGGACAGCATCGCCACCGCCCTGGTGGAAGAACCCACCCACGCCTGA
- a CDS encoding helix-turn-helix domain-containing protein gives MAHPNAALTPRHRLKVARLVVDDGWPISEVAARFQVSWPTVKRWVERYRVGQSMQDRFSRPHHSV, from the coding sequence ATGGCACACCCAAACGCTGCTCTCACACCACGCCACCGGCTGAAGGTCGCCCGCCTCGTCGTCGATGACGGTTGGCCGATCAGCGAAGTTGCCGCCCGATTCCAGGTCTCGTGGCCCACGGTCAAGAGATGGGTCGAGAGATACCGGGTAGGCCAGTCGATGCAAGACCGATTCTCGCGGCCACACCACTCGGTCTGA
- a CDS encoding alpha/beta fold hydrolase, which produces MTTTTSSPIIILIAGHWLGAWAWDEVLEHLTTDHSRAIAMTLPGLDGDDPERAAKTLDDQAAAVLDVITQLGVSEDQPVTLVAHSGANAPVSLVLDRHPELVPRVVWVDSGPVATGSAFAPDIPEELEELPLPSLDVLAQQASLEGLSAEVLERFRARAVPEPGPVLRQPVELTNDARRKVRTTLVCCSIPSAQVLELARAGHAMFAEVANIEYLDVIDLPTGHWPMWSRPRDLAKAIQSAASRTN; this is translated from the coding sequence ATGACAACTACTACAAGCAGTCCGATCATCATTCTCATCGCCGGCCACTGGCTGGGCGCTTGGGCGTGGGATGAAGTGCTTGAACACCTGACAACCGACCACTCTCGTGCAATCGCGATGACACTGCCCGGTCTCGACGGGGACGATCCCGAGCGTGCGGCGAAGACTCTCGACGATCAAGCCGCAGCGGTCCTAGACGTCATCACTCAACTCGGGGTCTCCGAGGATCAGCCCGTAACTCTCGTCGCTCACAGCGGGGCGAACGCCCCCGTCAGCCTCGTCCTTGACCGACACCCTGAGCTTGTCCCTCGAGTGGTGTGGGTCGACTCCGGCCCTGTGGCGACGGGAAGCGCCTTCGCCCCAGACATCCCGGAGGAGTTGGAGGAGCTTCCGCTGCCGTCCCTCGACGTCCTCGCACAGCAGGCGAGCCTCGAAGGCCTGAGCGCAGAGGTCCTCGAGCGTTTTCGGGCCCGGGCCGTCCCTGAGCCCGGCCCCGTGCTTCGTCAGCCCGTCGAGCTCACGAACGATGCCCGCCGCAAGGTCCGGACCACCCTGGTGTGCTGCTCGATCCCGAGTGCGCAGGTGCTGGAGCTGGCCCGCGCAGGCCATGCCATGTTTGCCGAAGTCGCGAACATCGAGTACCTCGACGTCATTGACCTCCCGACGGGGCATTGGCCTATGTGGAGCCGTCCACGCGACCTCGCCAAGGCCATTCAGTCAGCGGCTTCTCGAACCAACTGA
- a CDS encoding YafY family protein — MKRVERLHALSEMLRRSGARGVSAERLAREFEVSVRTIKRDFDALENSGAPIWSRPGPGGGYGLAIGASLPPVSLSPAQAVALMAAVSAAPDAPYADLAAAGIQKILDVLDPKTRARADELAHRVWVNALPSSSRAIKSALEEAMAEQRVIRIRYTSRDETTTTRDVEPVLFASTNGQWYLVGWCRLRNAMRWFTVSRIERASVTKTACGGHTIHEVGEPPANARPVHGRGE; from the coding sequence GTGAAGCGAGTCGAACGGCTCCATGCTCTATCCGAGATGTTGCGCCGCAGCGGCGCGCGGGGGGTTTCCGCCGAACGGTTGGCGAGAGAGTTTGAGGTGTCCGTGCGCACAATTAAGAGAGACTTCGATGCGTTAGAGAACAGCGGTGCGCCTATATGGTCTCGCCCAGGTCCGGGCGGTGGCTACGGATTGGCTATAGGCGCGTCCCTGCCGCCTGTCAGCCTGTCCCCAGCGCAGGCCGTGGCGCTCATGGCAGCCGTGTCCGCTGCGCCCGATGCCCCCTACGCCGATCTGGCAGCAGCAGGTATCCAGAAGATCCTGGACGTCCTCGATCCCAAAACCCGAGCACGAGCCGACGAGCTGGCCCACCGCGTCTGGGTCAACGCGCTTCCCTCCTCTTCGCGCGCAATCAAGTCGGCACTGGAGGAGGCGATGGCCGAGCAGCGAGTGATCCGCATTCGCTACACATCGAGAGACGAGACCACGACCACCCGCGACGTTGAGCCAGTGCTGTTCGCCTCCACGAACGGCCAGTGGTACCTAGTTGGGTGGTGCCGACTGCGCAACGCAATGCGATGGTTCACCGTGTCGCGCATCGAGCGAGCCAGCGTAACCAAGACGGCTTGCGGCGGCCATACCATCCACGAGGTCGGAGAACCCCCAGCGAACGCCAGACCGGTGCACGGTCGAGGCGAGTGA
- a CDS encoding rhamnulokinase family protein, translating into MTGPRPAPDAVPAGAVPVTAGAESAGRLFAAVDIGASSGRVILGRITDDTGNPGVSLETVRRFPNGVVKSGGGLRWDFEALFAEVLNGLAAAARAAAARGARITSIGIDTWAVDYGLVNDAGELVAQPYSYRDERSRAAVAQVHERLDPARLYGTTGLQFLDFNTIYQLAAEPDLDGLQALLIPDLIAFLLTGVRRTEATNASTTGLFDAVAGEWATEFLTALDLPQDLFPPLVQPGEAVGNLLPAIAARTGLPEQTPVVAVGSHDTASAVAAVPAETGDFAYISSGTWSLVGVELQHPVLTEASRLANFTNERGVDGTIRYLRNVGGLWLLSECQRTWAAQGLTLSLSQLLDGAAALPSGGPRINADDPAFTAPENMPERIRAAVRHTGANLADQATAIVRCILDSLAAGYARTIRDAERLADRSIDVVHIVGGGSQNRLLCQLTANATGKQVIAGPVEATALGNVLVQARAAGELAGGLAELRKIVAGGTALERYEPVASSSAPSTPAGTGRSAMNRGR; encoded by the coding sequence ATGACCGGGCCACGACCAGCCCCCGACGCCGTCCCCGCCGGCGCCGTCCCGGTCACCGCCGGGGCGGAGTCCGCCGGCAGGCTCTTCGCGGCCGTTGATATCGGGGCCTCCTCCGGCCGGGTGATCCTGGGCAGGATTACCGATGACACCGGGAACCCTGGTGTCTCACTGGAGACGGTGCGCCGCTTCCCAAATGGTGTGGTGAAGTCCGGCGGCGGCCTGCGCTGGGACTTCGAGGCCCTGTTCGCGGAAGTGCTCAACGGACTCGCCGCGGCCGCAAGGGCGGCCGCGGCACGCGGTGCGCGGATCACGAGCATCGGCATCGACACCTGGGCCGTGGACTACGGCCTGGTCAATGACGCCGGCGAGCTCGTCGCGCAGCCCTACAGTTACCGGGACGAGCGAAGCCGCGCCGCCGTGGCCCAGGTCCATGAGCGCCTGGATCCGGCCCGGCTGTACGGCACAACGGGGCTGCAGTTCCTGGACTTCAACACGATCTACCAGCTCGCCGCCGAACCGGACCTGGACGGCCTGCAGGCACTGCTCATCCCGGACCTGATCGCGTTCCTGCTCACCGGTGTCCGCCGAACGGAGGCCACCAATGCCTCCACCACCGGACTCTTCGATGCCGTCGCGGGGGAGTGGGCCACGGAGTTCCTGACCGCCCTGGACCTGCCGCAGGACCTGTTCCCGCCGCTGGTCCAGCCCGGGGAAGCGGTCGGTAACCTGCTGCCGGCCATCGCGGCCCGGACCGGGTTGCCCGAACAGACCCCGGTCGTCGCGGTCGGCTCGCACGACACCGCCTCGGCCGTCGCGGCCGTGCCGGCGGAAACAGGGGATTTCGCCTATATCTCGTCCGGGACATGGTCGCTGGTGGGGGTCGAACTCCAGCATCCGGTCCTCACCGAGGCAAGCCGGCTGGCCAATTTCACCAATGAACGCGGCGTCGACGGCACCATCCGCTACCTCCGGAACGTCGGCGGCCTCTGGCTGCTGAGCGAATGCCAGCGGACCTGGGCCGCCCAGGGCCTGACCCTCTCCCTGTCCCAGCTGCTGGACGGTGCTGCGGCGCTGCCGTCCGGCGGACCCAGGATCAATGCCGATGACCCGGCCTTCACTGCGCCGGAGAACATGCCCGAACGGATCCGGGCCGCTGTGCGGCATACCGGCGCCAACCTGGCGGACCAGGCCACGGCGATCGTCCGCTGCATTCTGGACAGCCTGGCTGCCGGCTACGCCCGGACGATCCGCGACGCCGAACGGCTCGCCGACCGCAGCATCGACGTCGTGCACATCGTCGGTGGCGGTTCGCAGAACCGGCTTCTCTGCCAGCTGACGGCCAACGCCACGGGCAAACAGGTCATTGCGGGTCCGGTGGAAGCCACCGCACTCGGCAATGTCCTGGTGCAGGCGCGGGCAGCCGGTGAGCTGGCCGGAGGGCTTGCCGAACTGCGGAAGATCGTCGCCGGCGGCACGGCCCTCGAGCGGTACGAACCCGTGGCGTCGTCGTCTGCGCCATCGACACCTGCAGGCACTGGCCGGTCGGCCATGAACCGGGGACGCTGA